Below is a genomic region from Methanobacterium sp..
AAGGCCAGAAAATGATCTTGAAGTTAGGGAAGCCAAAGCAGACATTATGAAAATTGGAACTGTGCCTAAAATTTTAGCTAAACAGGAAGATGGAGGCTACTGGGGTATTCCTGATAATTTCTATTTAAGAGGCAAATATAAGGGAACTTCATGGCAGTTGATAATCCTTGCTGAACTTGGTGCAGATAGTGCAGACGAAAGAATTAAAAATACCTGTGAATTCATGCTTAAAAATTCCCAGGATCCTGAAAGCGGAGCTTTTTCATATATAAGTGATAATAATGGTGTTGGTGATGCCGAAAGAATTTTACCATGTCTCACTGCTAATATGGTATGGAGTCTTATCCGATTAGGGTATATGGATGACGAAAGGGTTCAAAAAACACTTGAATGGCTCATAACTCATCAGCGGTTTGATGATGAACCAGTAGAACTCCCTGAAGGAGAGCATTATAAAATATGGAAAAAGTGTTGGGGAGAGCGTACCTGCCACAGTATCATTGTGAAGTCTCTTAAAGCATTCAGTGAAATTCCTGAAAATAAGAGAACACCAGAAATGGAAAATTGCATATCTAAATGTGCTGAGCATATGCTTAATCACAGCATTCATAAAAGGAGTCAACCTCCAGCTGAAGGCAGGTTTAAATGGTTGAAATTTGGTTTTCCATTGATGTGGAACATAGATGCCCTGGAAGTTTTAGGACTGCTTACTAAATTGGAGTATAAAGATGGAAGGATGCAGGAAGCCATGGATATAATGATTTCTAAACAAAATGGTGAAGGTAGATGGACACTGGAAAACACTTTCAACGGGCGCTTCCAGACAAGCATAGAACGGAAAGGAAGAGAAAGTAAATGGATCACTTTAAATGCTCTGAGAGTATTAAAGAGTTATTATAGGTAGCAGGTGGAATTTATGCAGTTTGAAGAAGTTATTACAGAATTGGAATCATTATCTAACCCTGAAGATGTGAAAGGAATGGCTAGGTTTGGAATAAAACATACCAAGACTTATGGAGTAAGAATGCCGGAATTACGTCGAATAGCTAAAACTGCAGGTAAAGATCATGATCTTGCAGAAAAATTGTGGGATGCAGGATATGGTGAAACGAAAATACTTGCAGGTTTAATTGAAGACCCAAAAATGGTTACAGAATCTCAAATGGAAAATTGGGTGGCTGGATTTGACTCATGGGATGTGTGCGACCAGTGTTGTATAAATTTATTCCGTAAAACTCCTTTTGCCTACAAAAAAGTGTTTGAATGGAGCACCAGAGAAGAAGAGTTTGTTAAAAGGGCTGCATTTGCCATGATTGCCGTTCTAGCAGTGCATGATAAAAAGGCAGATGATGAAAAATTTGAGGAATTCTTCCCTTTAATTATAAGAGAATCGGTAGACAACCGAAATTTCGTTAAAAAAGCTGTTAACTGGGCATTAAGGCAGA
It encodes:
- a CDS encoding DNA alkylation repair protein; protein product: MQFEEVITELESLSNPEDVKGMARFGIKHTKTYGVRMPELRRIAKTAGKDHDLAEKLWDAGYGETKILAGLIEDPKMVTESQMENWVAGFDSWDVCDQCCINLFRKTPFAYKKVFEWSTREEEFVKRAAFAMIAVLAVHDKKADDEKFEEFFPLIIRESVDNRNFVKKAVNWALRQIGKRNLNLNKRTVEIAEEISTIDSKSAKWIAADAIRELTSEKVHERLKKK
- a CDS encoding nitrogen fixation protein NifH; the protein is MVNWKSFLNADPAEWLLEENNPSVRYFTLRDIFERPENDLEVREAKADIMKIGTVPKILAKQEDGGYWGIPDNFYLRGKYKGTSWQLIILAELGADSADERIKNTCEFMLKNSQDPESGAFSYISDNNGVGDAERILPCLTANMVWSLIRLGYMDDERVQKTLEWLITHQRFDDEPVELPEGEHYKIWKKCWGERTCHSIIVKSLKAFSEIPENKRTPEMENCISKCAEHMLNHSIHKRSQPPAEGRFKWLKFGFPLMWNIDALEVLGLLTKLEYKDGRMQEAMDIMISKQNGEGRWTLENTFNGRFQTSIERKGRESKWITLNALRVLKSYYR